The Chryseobacterium oranimense genome contains the following window.
GGTTTGGTTTCTGTGCATGCCCAGCAAAACATTACGAATGATACTTTAAAAACAGAAGAAACAAAAGAAATCGTGATGGCTACATTTCATAGCCGGAAAGATTACAAAATACTTGGCTCAACAACTGTGGTTTCTGCATCTGCATTAAATGCAAAAGAAAACAAGCCGGGAGAAATGGTGTCAAAAGTTCAGGGAGTGGTTAGCAATCCAATGCCGGTAGATAATCAACCGATAAGAATAGGAGGGGCAAACTCCAGTGTGAGGAAAGATCAGGAACCTTTGGTGGTTATGAACGGCAAAATAGCCAGTTTAAAAGATTTGCAGGAAACAGATCCCAATGCAATAAAAGCCATGAGGATTCTGAAAGATGCAGCTGCCACTTCAGTTTATGGCTCAAAAGCTCAGAACGGAGTAATCATAGTGACCACGAAAAAGAAGTGGAAAATGAAGGAATAAAAATAAAAAGGTTTCGGGCGATCGAAGATCGCCCGAAACCTCTTTTAAACAAAGCATAAGCTTACTTTTTCACAGCTGCAATAGCTGCCTCATAATTCGGCTCATGCGAAATATCTGCAACCTGCTCTTCGTAAATAATTTTTCCCGACGGATCAATCACAACAACGGCTCTGCTCAAAAGCCCTTTCATTACAGAATCTGTGATTTCCACCCCATAAGTTTTCCCAAAATCCGAACGGAAATCCGAAAGCATCACCACATTCTTGATTCCCTCCGCACCGCAGAATCTTTTCTGGGCAAAAGGAAGATCTTTGGAAATACAAAGAACCACTGTATTCGGAATATTACCCGCATCTTCATTGAAATGATGTACAGAAGCCGAACAAACCCCTGTATCTACACTCGGGAAGATATTAAGGATAACATATTTTCCTTTATACGAATCCAGAGTCTGGTCTTTCATCGTCATATCCGTAAGGGTAAATTTGGGTGCAGCTTTATTCACTGCAGGCAATTTGGAGTACGTATGTACAGGCTTTCCTCCCATAAGAACAGTATTCTGGGCAAAACTGAATACTGAGAAAAGGAATACTGCGCTGAAAATTAATCTTGATACCATGAATTTTATTTTTAAACAAAATTATTCTTTTTTTGGCAGCTAAGATTAATTTTAATTCAAACAGCCATCAAATAGAGCAAATCTATCAGTCAGCTATTTTTTTTACCGCTTGTAACGTCTACCTTTATTCTGTAAAAGCTAAAATTTACATTCAAATTATCAAAAAATATAAATTTATGGATTCAGAAAACAAAGTGTTATTTCAGAATATTTTTAAAAGCGAAAACGAAATTCCCGAAGAATATAAAATCCCCGAAATCCACCAGAACGTTTATCTTCTGAATGGTGAACTTGTAGAATGGAAAGGGGAGGTTCAGAATATCTATTCACCCGTTTGCATCCCTACAGAAAACGGTCTGGAAAGGAAACTTCTGGGAAGCATTCCCAATATTGGCCCGGAAGAAGCAATGGATGTACTTGAAGCTTGTGTAAAAGCTTATGATAACGGTCTTGGAGAATGGCCAACGATGTCTGTGGAAGGACGTATCCAGTGCATGCAGAAATTTGTTTATCTGATG
Protein-coding sequences here:
- a CDS encoding TonB-dependent receptor plug domain-containing protein: MKIIIPKPCHENWETMTPEERGRFCFVCSKTVRDFTVASDEEIINVFSRSSEDICGNFYESQLNRNLQYSYLNSVFVKFAVGFILTTGGLVSVHAQQNITNDTLKTEETKEIVMATFHSRKDYKILGSTTVVSASALNAKENKPGEMVSKVQGVVSNPMPVDNQPIRIGGANSSVRKDQEPLVVMNGKIASLKDLQETDPNAIKAMRILKDAAATSVYGSKAQNGVIIVTTKKKWKMKE
- the tpx gene encoding thiol peroxidase; the encoded protein is MVSRLIFSAVFLFSVFSFAQNTVLMGGKPVHTYSKLPAVNKAAPKFTLTDMTMKDQTLDSYKGKYVILNIFPSVDTGVCSASVHHFNEDAGNIPNTVVLCISKDLPFAQKRFCGAEGIKNVVMLSDFRSDFGKTYGVEITDSVMKGLLSRAVVVIDPSGKIIYEEQVADISHEPNYEAAIAAVKK